In the genome of Thiomicrospira aerophila AL3, one region contains:
- a CDS encoding protein-L-isoaspartate(D-aspartate) O-methyltransferase, producing MSVLKESLAYPSPAYQKLQGMGLTSQRRRDQMILRLEQQSHLRLDPEVLRAMRHTPRHLFVDEALAQRVYEDCSLPIGYGQTLSHPRTVAMMTSWLNRDDFLLQQKILEIGTGSGYQTAVLAWFSNKLYSVERIEPLQALAKKRLATLGKTHVTYALADGELGWALFSPYPAILCAAAAANVPESLLAQLANGGRLVLPIGEANQRLVGIEKDQYGRITQTDLGEAQFVPLLSGLHE from the coding sequence ATGAGTGTATTAAAAGAGTCACTGGCCTATCCTAGTCCTGCATATCAAAAACTGCAGGGGATGGGGCTGACTTCACAGCGTAGACGCGATCAAATGATACTACGTTTGGAACAACAATCTCATTTGCGCCTTGACCCGGAGGTTTTGCGAGCCATGCGCCATACACCTAGGCACCTATTCGTTGATGAAGCGCTAGCTCAACGCGTTTATGAGGACTGTTCATTACCTATTGGTTATGGTCAAACCTTGTCGCATCCCCGTACGGTAGCTATGATGACCTCTTGGTTAAATCGAGATGATTTTTTATTACAGCAAAAGATTTTAGAGATTGGAACAGGTTCAGGCTATCAAACAGCGGTGTTAGCCTGGTTTAGTAACAAGCTTTATTCGGTTGAACGCATTGAGCCTCTACAAGCGCTTGCTAAAAAGCGCTTAGCCACCTTGGGTAAAACTCACGTAACCTATGCCCTAGCAGACGGTGAGTTGGGTTGGGCGTTGTTTAGTCCATATCCGGCCATTTTATGTGCCGCTGCAGCGGCTAATGTGCCTGAATCCTTGCTGGCACAATTAGCTAATGGTGGACGCTTAGTTTTGCCAATTGGTGAAGCCAATCAACGTCTGGTTGGTATAGAAAAAGATCAGTATGGGCGAATTACCCAAACCGATTTGGGTGAAGCACAATTTGTCCCATTGCTATCAGGATTGCATGAATGA
- the surE gene encoding 5'/3'-nucleotidase SurE translates to MRILLSNDDGYLAPGIQTLFQFLNNHEKVRDCVMIAPDRNRSAASNSLTLTHPLRIHHYAPKILSVDGTPTDCVHLGINGALDYQADMVMSGINEGANMGDDVLYSGTVAAATEGRFLGLPAIAVSLCGHQHYDAAAQVVGVLLNKLPGLKLDRNTVLNVNVPDIPFKQIRGIQITRLGKRHASEPVVSSRDPRGKLIHWIGPAGQAADAGQGTDFYAVERGYVSITPLQIDLTHYRMLEPLADWLNS, encoded by the coding sequence ATGCGCATATTACTTTCAAATGATGATGGTTACTTAGCACCCGGTATTCAAACACTATTTCAATTTTTAAACAACCATGAGAAGGTTCGTGACTGTGTCATGATTGCGCCTGATCGCAACCGCAGCGCGGCCAGCAATTCCTTAACCTTAACTCATCCTTTGCGTATTCATCATTATGCGCCCAAAATCTTGAGCGTGGACGGTACTCCAACAGATTGCGTTCATTTGGGTATTAATGGTGCACTTGATTACCAAGCTGATATGGTCATGTCGGGTATCAATGAAGGTGCCAATATGGGGGATGATGTGCTTTACTCTGGGACGGTGGCTGCAGCAACAGAAGGTCGTTTTTTAGGTTTGCCTGCTATCGCGGTTTCTTTGTGCGGTCATCAACACTATGATGCAGCGGCTCAAGTGGTGGGGGTATTACTCAATAAACTACCTGGCTTAAAGTTGGATCGTAATACAGTATTGAATGTTAATGTACCAGACATTCCGTTCAAGCAGATTCGTGGCATTCAAATTACTCGATTAGGCAAACGCCATGCATCAGAACCGGTGGTATCATCGCGTGATCCACGTGGAAAGCTTATTCATTGGATTGGTCCGGCTGGTCAAGCCGCAGATGCGGGTCAAGGCACCGATTTTTATGCTGTGGAAAGAGGGTATGTCTCCATCACACCGCTTCAAATTGATTTAACCCACTATAGAATGCTTGAGCCACTTGCTGATTGGCTAAACAGCTAA
- a CDS encoding YqaA family protein: MKLFGPLYDLVLSWSRHRHAPRYLAGMSFAESSFFPIPPDVMLMPMSLARPEKAMYFAWLTTLFSVLGGVLGYLIGMWLLEWVWPLIERVGYAPYYDVMVELFAEYGIWIILVAGFSPLPYKMFTITAGATGMALLPFIIASVIGRGARFFLVASLMKWGGVKMEPFIRKWVEWLGWAFVLVVFGFIAYKLL; the protein is encoded by the coding sequence ATGAAATTATTTGGTCCCTTATATGATTTAGTTTTGAGCTGGTCGCGTCATCGCCATGCTCCGCGCTATTTAGCTGGGATGAGTTTTGCGGAATCGTCTTTTTTTCCAATCCCCCCGGATGTGATGCTCATGCCAATGAGTTTAGCACGGCCAGAAAAAGCGATGTATTTTGCCTGGTTGACCACATTATTTTCGGTATTGGGTGGGGTGTTGGGCTATTTAATCGGCATGTGGTTATTAGAATGGGTTTGGCCACTAATCGAACGGGTAGGCTATGCGCCTTATTATGATGTCATGGTGGAGTTGTTTGCTGAATATGGAATTTGGATCATACTTGTTGCTGGTTTTAGTCCGTTGCCCTATAAAATGTTTACGATTACCGCTGGCGCAACAGGTATGGCCTTATTGCCTTTTATTATCGCTTCGGTGATAGGGCGGGGCGCACGTTTCTTTTTAGTGGCCAGCTTAATGAAATGGGGTGGTGTGAAAATGGAGCCCTTTATACGTAAGTGGGTTGAGTGGTTGGGTTGGGCATTTGTGTTGGTCGTTTTTGGGTTTATAGCTTACAAACTTTTATAG
- a CDS encoding Smr/MutS family protein, protein MSDLSKEDKFLLEQAFADVKPLKPLQNKQETKHSSKSNPAQVIKKIQRRTRLNQLASVSHSVNRDIANSPSGAISWFDPSLRPQDIQKLKHGHYTHQGMLDLHGMTQDQATQTLNTFLREKLHQGARFVLIIHGKGYNSDAGPILKQRVIEILESFPSLLGFCSALPKDGGTGALYILFKKQRSNNQV, encoded by the coding sequence GTGTCTGACCTATCTAAAGAAGATAAATTCCTACTTGAACAGGCTTTTGCTGATGTAAAACCATTAAAGCCGTTGCAAAATAAACAAGAAACAAAACATTCAAGCAAATCAAACCCTGCACAAGTCATAAAAAAAATACAACGGCGCACCAGACTTAATCAACTTGCAAGCGTTAGCCATAGTGTTAACCGAGACATAGCAAACTCGCCCTCGGGTGCCATTAGCTGGTTCGACCCAAGTCTAAGACCACAAGATATTCAAAAACTTAAGCACGGTCACTACACCCATCAGGGCATGCTGGATCTTCATGGTATGACACAGGATCAAGCAACACAGACTTTAAATACTTTTCTGCGGGAAAAATTACATCAAGGTGCTCGATTTGTCTTGATCATTCATGGCAAAGGCTACAACTCTGATGCTGGGCCGATCCTAAAACAACGTGTAATAGAGATACTGGAAAGTTTTCCATCATTATTAGGGTTTTGCTCAGCCCTGCCGAAAGACGGTGGCACGGGTGCACTTTACATACTATTTAAAAAACAACGATCAAACAATCAGGTTTAA
- a CDS encoding M23 family metallopeptidase, whose product MTALSLKLMAILVIAGLLAGCGQAPRAYLDDKDRRLAAQTSQSADSNATKADAGTSNRGFFARFRSPCSVKEGYEVQPGDTLGEIALKCELPLQELAGWNGLAEPYIIFPGQRLRLAADAPTPAPSTTATTNAQTATRTAPAPTTAKPAASGALNWVWPTPRYDDFQWQKDSVGREGLIIRLAPGQDVIAVEAGEVMFAGESISQFGQMVMIRHRDGFMTVYAHNRRLLVIEGQPVIRGQKIAESGQSGTAQQPQLYFELRKDNQKVDVSQFLRPPRAR is encoded by the coding sequence ATGACAGCATTATCTCTGAAATTAATGGCTATATTGGTGATAGCAGGCCTGCTAGCAGGTTGTGGCCAAGCACCTCGTGCGTATTTAGATGATAAGGATCGGCGATTGGCTGCACAAACAAGCCAGTCGGCTGACTCTAACGCCACAAAAGCGGATGCGGGAACGTCAAATCGGGGTTTTTTCGCACGTTTTCGTTCACCCTGTTCCGTTAAAGAAGGTTATGAAGTCCAGCCAGGTGATACCTTGGGTGAAATTGCACTGAAATGCGAGTTGCCCCTTCAGGAGTTAGCTGGTTGGAATGGATTGGCCGAACCCTATATTATTTTTCCAGGACAGCGTTTGCGCTTGGCGGCCGATGCGCCGACACCTGCACCCTCAACGACAGCTACAACGAACGCTCAAACAGCCACGCGCACTGCTCCAGCGCCCACAACCGCAAAGCCTGCTGCGTCTGGCGCATTGAATTGGGTATGGCCTACGCCACGTTATGACGATTTTCAATGGCAAAAAGATAGTGTTGGTCGAGAAGGGTTAATTATTCGTCTGGCTCCCGGTCAAGATGTTATAGCGGTAGAGGCGGGTGAGGTGATGTTTGCGGGCGAGAGTATCAGTCAGTTTGGGCAAATGGTAATGATCCGCCATCGAGATGGGTTTATGACCGTTTATGCGCACAATCGTCGTTTGCTTGTGATCGAAGGACAGCCGGTTATCCGTGGTCAGAAAATCGCCGAATCTGGGCAGTCAGGGACTGCACAACAACCACAACTCTATTTTGAACTGCGCAAAGATAATCAAAAGGTGGACGTCAGTCAATTTCTGCGTCCACCACGAGCACGTTAA
- a CDS encoding Mth938-like domain-containing protein: MKFTEHLNPGVNRIRSYEPNRVRVNQQVISQSCVISQHHLLLDWSVSQLDDLNEQNLSILSDLKPEVLILGTGERQIFPPVTVMQFFIERGISLEVMSNDAACRTYNILTTEDREVVIALIMAPSHD; the protein is encoded by the coding sequence ATGAAGTTTACTGAACACTTAAATCCAGGGGTTAATCGCATTCGTAGCTACGAACCAAACCGTGTGCGCGTTAATCAACAAGTGATAAGCCAAAGTTGCGTGATTAGCCAGCATCATTTGCTACTTGATTGGTCGGTTTCGCAACTTGATGATCTTAATGAGCAAAACCTGTCAATACTAAGCGATCTTAAACCTGAGGTATTAATTTTAGGCACAGGGGAACGCCAAATATTTCCCCCGGTTACTGTGATGCAATTTTTTATCGAACGCGGCATCAGCCTAGAAGTGATGAGTAACGACGCCGCATGTCGAACCTATAACATTTTAACCACTGAAGACCGCGAAGTCGTCATCGCGCTGATCATGGCGCCAAGTCACGACTAA